The following coding sequences lie in one Phacochoerus africanus isolate WHEZ1 chromosome 12, ROS_Pafr_v1, whole genome shotgun sequence genomic window:
- the ARL8A gene encoding ADP-ribosylation factor-like protein 8A, protein MIALFNKLLDWFKALFWKEEMELTLVGLQYSGKTTFVNVIASGQFNEDMIPTVGFNMRKITKGNVTIKLWDIGGQPRFRSMWERYCRGVSAIVYMVDAADQEKIEASKNELHNLLDKPQLQGIPVLVLGNKRDLPGALDEKELIEKMNLSAIQDREICCYSISCKEKDNIDITLQWLIQHSKSRRS, encoded by the exons ATGATCGCTTTGTTCAACAAGCTTTTGGACTGGTTCAAGGCCCTGTTCTGGAAGGAGGAGATGGAGCTCACGCTGGTCGGGCTGCAATACTCGGGCAAGACCACCTTCGTCAACGTGATCGCG TCGGGGCAGTTCAATGAAGACATGATCCCCACCGTGGGCTTCAACATGCGCAAGATCACGAAAGGCAACGTGACCATCAAG CTCTGGGACATCGGGGGACAGCCCCGCTTCCGTAGCATGTGGGAGCGCTACTGCCGAGGAGTGAGTGCCATTGT GTACATGGTGGACGCAGCTGACCAAGAGAAGATCGAAGCctcgaagaatgaactccacaACCTACTGGacaagcctcagctgcagggcATCCCG gTCCTAGTCCTGGGTAACAAGCGAGACCTCCCAGGAGCGCTGGATGAGAAGGAGCTGATTGAGAAAAT GAATCTGTCTGCCATCCAGGACCGAGAGATCTGCTGCTACTCCATCTCCTGCAAAGAGAAGGACAACATTG ACATCACCCTACAGTGGCTTATCCAGCACTCAAAGTCACGGAGAAGCTGA